A stretch of Anaerolineae bacterium DNA encodes these proteins:
- a CDS encoding TlpA family protein disulfide reductase — translation MMAILFSACGGSAGTAATPSLAQIIQTNLPADFRIEVYQGEDILGGSSVQFSEVVAQGRPVVLVVLAGRCGYCHRQLPVIQELHAQYGGQVLFLGIDVGEFMGLGSRDDVLELIVQQHLTFPIGTVRSIQAISAYRVSGTPTIFFLTPQG, via the coding sequence ATGATGGCCATCCTGTTCTCTGCCTGCGGCGGGAGCGCCGGCACCGCCGCCACCCCTTCCCTCGCCCAGATCATCCAGACCAACCTGCCGGCCGATTTCCGCATCGAGGTCTATCAAGGGGAGGATATCCTGGGAGGGAGCTCGGTGCAGTTTTCGGAGGTGGTAGCGCAGGGCCGGCCAGTGGTGCTGGTGGTGCTGGCCGGCCGCTGTGGCTACTGCCACCGCCAGCTGCCGGTGATCCAGGAACTGCACGCCCAGTACGGCGGCCAGGTGCTGTTTCTGGGCATTGATGTGGGGGAATTCATGGGCCTGGGGTCGCGCGATGACGTGCTGGAGCTGATCGTCCAACAGCATTTGACCTTCCCCATCGGAACTGTCCGTTCTATACAGGCCATCAGCGCCTATCGCGTCTCCGGCACGCCAACCATCTTTTTCCTTACGCCGCAGGG